The following proteins are encoded in a genomic region of [Eubacterium] hominis:
- the dcuC gene encoding C4-dicarboxylate transporter DcuC, with protein sequence MNTVVMLITTVLVFGIVIYMLIKKMDIKTTLFAMGIVLMYVAIFMGNDIAIKDFTSTGVKWLDPLAAVISQFKTTISGAGLIILVLGGYSSYMSSIGANDVTVHVLTKPVMKIKSVYILVPFVFVLVNVLSLVIPSASNLAIILLATLYPVLRSAGMSSMTAAAIIATAATVMPTPLGGDNVAIANELANYPQYAGLTVTDYVIQYHAIISVPTLLVMAIAHFFWQKHMDKHMPKEEGLPVANAEVQAIEGSKLFKIVYAILPVFPILLLIAIYIMQTMLHMQINISVEVASIFSLIIAIFCELIRKKGTSSVLAQTEEFFKGMGNSMSIVALLVSASVFVLGLNSIGLISTLQNMMTSIKGNGLGFILPLILVGLSLLIVFLSGSGTALFYAMVPLMMPLAIAAGINATAISVPMALAGNLMRAVSPVAAVTVIVAGFIKVNPLDLVKRTSVPMLSGIIFMFIFSMMILL encoded by the coding sequence ATGAATACAGTTGTTATGCTGATCACAACCGTTTTGGTGTTTGGTATTGTGATCTATATGCTGATTAAAAAAATGGATATTAAGACAACACTGTTTGCAATGGGAATTGTTTTAATGTATGTTGCGATATTTATGGGGAATGATATTGCAATCAAAGACTTTACATCTACCGGAGTCAAATGGTTAGATCCTCTGGCTGCCGTAATTTCACAATTCAAAACAACCATATCAGGTGCAGGATTGATTATTTTGGTATTAGGTGGTTATTCTTCCTACATGTCTAGCATTGGAGCCAACGATGTTACGGTTCATGTATTAACCAAACCGGTTATGAAGATTAAATCCGTTTATATTCTGGTACCATTTGTCTTTGTATTGGTCAATGTATTATCCCTTGTTATACCAAGTGCTTCTAATCTTGCGATTATCCTTCTTGCAACTTTATATCCGGTATTAAGAAGTGCTGGTATGTCCTCTATGACAGCTGCCGCAATTATCGCAACTGCCGCAACTGTTATGCCAACACCACTAGGCGGAGATAATGTTGCCATTGCCAATGAATTAGCAAATTATCCACAATATGCTGGATTAACTGTCACAGATTATGTCATTCAATACCATGCGATTATTTCTGTGCCTACCCTGCTGGTAATGGCAATCGCTCATTTCTTCTGGCAAAAGCATATGGATAAACATATGCCAAAAGAAGAAGGGCTGCCTGTGGCAAATGCCGAAGTACAGGCGATTGAAGGCAGTAAACTGTTTAAAATCGTATATGCCATTTTACCAGTATTTCCGATTTTATTGTTGATTGCGATCTATATCATGCAGACAATGCTGCACATGCAAATCAATATCAGTGTAGAAGTTGCTTCTATCTTCTCACTCATTATCGCTATTTTCTGTGAATTGATTCGTAAAAAAGGAACATCCAGCGTACTGGCACAAACAGAAGAATTCTTTAAAGGAATGGGGAATTCTATGTCTATTGTGGCATTATTAGTCAGTGCATCTGTATTTGTATTAGGTTTAAATTCTATTGGACTTATTTCAACCCTTCAAAATATGATGACAAGCATCAAAGGTAATGGTCTAGGATTTATTCTGCCACTCATCTTAGTAGGATTATCCTTATTGATCGTATTCTTAAGTGGAAGTGGGACAGCGCTGTTTTATGCTATGGTACCATTGATGATGCCACTTGCAATTGCAGCAGGAATTAATGCGACCGCAATATCTGTACCGATGGCATTAGCTGGCAACCTGATGAGAGCTGTATCGCCAGTAGCTGCTGTAACAGTCATCGTCGCAGGTTTTATCAAAGTAAATCCATTGGACCTAGTCAAAAGAACGAGTGTCCCAATGTTATCTGGAATCATCTTTATGTTTATCTTTTCTATGATGATTCTGTTGTAA
- a CDS encoding GNAT family N-acetyltransferase translates to MNLEIRDNALTPDIYISLRKKVDFKEYAYDDVVVALHNSIYTVVIYDDDKPIAISRIVGDDRIVFFIKDVVVDPDYQKMKIGKLLMKSMFQYIAKKACQGAYIGLMSTPCCVEFYEKYGFVKRPSEGLGPGMLKYFDKNEVIA, encoded by the coding sequence ATGAATTTAGAAATAAGAGATAACGCTTTAACACCAGATATCTATATCAGCTTAAGAAAAAAAGTAGACTTTAAAGAATATGCGTATGATGATGTTGTTGTAGCACTTCATAACTCTATCTATACAGTTGTCATTTATGATGATGACAAACCAATCGCAATTTCAAGAATTGTTGGGGATGATCGTATCGTTTTCTTCATTAAAGATGTGGTTGTTGATCCAGACTATCAGAAGATGAAGATTGGAAAGCTTTTGATGAAAAGCATGTTTCAGTACATCGCAAAGAAGGCATGTCAGGGGGCATACATTGGTCTGATGTCTACGCCATGCTGTGTGGAATTTTATGAAAAATATGGATTTGTGAAAAGACCAAGTGAAGGCTTAGGACCAGGCATGTTAAAATATTTTGATAAGAATGAGGTGATCGCATGA
- the rihC gene encoding ribonucleoside hydrolase RihC, with protein sequence MNKRPIIIDTDPGIDDALAIAIALFSDELDVKLITTVAGNVGLDKVTYNALRLLKYFEREDIPVAMGADSPLIRPYEDASNVHGKSGMEGFDFEEPTISAIKENAVDAMRKVIMESAEPVTLVPIAPLTNIALLLKTYPEVKKNIREIVMMGGSASRGNKGVMSEFNVALDPEAAHMVFHSGVKLTMVGLDVGLKALVLPQDSERIKDMNKTGAMAYCLFKKYRGGSFNTGLKMYDSSAIAYLLAPEMFTAEETYLDVELAGSMTAGCTVVDLKGYLHQDANATVCLDINQDAFRQWFVDSIQKCI encoded by the coding sequence ATGAATAAAAGACCGATAATTATTGACACAGACCCAGGTATTGATGATGCTTTAGCAATCGCAATTGCATTATTCTCTGATGAACTGGATGTGAAACTGATCACGACCGTGGCAGGTAATGTAGGCCTGGATAAAGTAACCTATAATGCATTACGTTTATTGAAATATTTTGAAAGAGAAGATATTCCTGTCGCAATGGGTGCGGATAGTCCATTGATTCGTCCTTATGAGGATGCCAGCAACGTACATGGAAAGAGCGGTATGGAAGGCTTTGATTTTGAAGAACCAACGATAAGCGCTATCAAAGAAAATGCGGTAGATGCAATGCGTAAAGTCATTATGGAAAGTGCTGAACCAGTGACACTAGTACCGATTGCCCCACTTACCAATATTGCATTATTGTTGAAAACATACCCAGAAGTAAAGAAAAACATTCGTGAAATCGTTATGATGGGTGGAAGTGCCAGCAGAGGAAATAAAGGGGTTATGTCTGAATTTAATGTAGCACTGGATCCTGAAGCTGCACATATGGTTTTCCACAGTGGAGTAAAACTTACCATGGTAGGTTTGGATGTTGGATTAAAGGCATTGGTATTGCCACAGGATAGTGAACGTATTAAAGATATGAATAAGACAGGTGCGATGGCATATTGTCTGTTTAAGAAATATCGTGGGGGAAGTTTCAATACGGGATTAAAAATGTATGACAGCAGTGCGATTGCTTATCTGTTGGCACCGGAAATGTTTACCGCTGAAGAAACATATCTGGATGTTGAGCTTGCGGGCAGTATGACAGCTGGATGTACAGTAGTAGATTTGAAAGGGTACTTACACCAAGATGCGAATGCAACCGTATGTCTGGATATTAACCAGGATGCATTCCGTCAATGGTTTGTGGACTCTATACAGAAGTGTATTTAA
- the rbsK gene encoding ribokinase, whose product MKKVIVLGSLNMDLSINSDYMPKKGETINGYDFLINPGGKGGNQAVAAAKLGADTRMIANVGNDIFGQEILNKLKEYGVCTDDISISKFDSTGVAVIICCDHDNRIILGNGANHTLTFSMVKERLDAIAEEGDIFLTQLENDFQVVDASIRYAKKKGLYTILNPAPARVLEEDLYNYLDLIVVNQSECQLLTGIYPNDDESCIKGLQAFENRGAKAIITLGAHGSITQMEDTPVFVDSRKVETVDTTGAGDSYIGALCACLAKDMPVKEALEFSTKVAAITVTRRGAQVSIPYTEEVESYFKEEKTHE is encoded by the coding sequence ATGAAAAAGGTAATCGTACTTGGAAGTTTAAATATGGATTTAAGTATCAACAGTGATTATATGCCAAAGAAAGGGGAAACCATCAACGGATATGATTTCTTGATCAATCCAGGTGGAAAAGGTGGCAACCAGGCAGTCGCAGCCGCAAAACTTGGCGCAGATACAAGAATGATTGCGAATGTTGGAAATGATATCTTTGGTCAGGAGATTTTAAATAAATTAAAGGAATATGGTGTGTGTACAGACGATATCAGTATTTCTAAATTTGATTCTACAGGCGTTGCGGTGATTATCTGTTGTGATCATGATAATCGTATCATCTTAGGAAATGGTGCGAATCATACTTTAACCTTTTCTATGGTAAAGGAACGTTTAGATGCAATCGCAGAAGAAGGAGATATCTTCTTAACACAGTTGGAAAATGATTTTCAGGTAGTAGATGCTTCTATTCGCTATGCGAAGAAAAAAGGTTTATATACGATTTTAAATCCAGCACCGGCAAGAGTATTGGAAGAAGATTTATATAACTACTTAGATCTGATCGTGGTAAATCAAAGTGAATGTCAGTTATTAACTGGTATTTATCCTAATGATGATGAGTCCTGCATCAAAGGTTTACAAGCATTTGAAAACAGAGGTGCTAAAGCAATTATCACATTAGGTGCTCATGGAAGTATCACCCAAATGGAAGATACGCCAGTATTTGTGGATAGCCGTAAAGTTGAAACAGTGGACACCACAGGCGCAGGCGATTCTTATATCGGTGCTTTGTGTGCATGTCTTGCGAAGGATATGCCAGTAAAAGAAGCACTGGAATTTTCGACAAAGGTAGCTGCCATCACAGTCACAAGACGTGGCGCGCAGGTATCCATTCCGTATACAGAAGAAGTTGAGTCATATTTCAAGGAGGAGAAAACACATGAATAA
- the dcuC gene encoding C4-dicarboxylate transporter DcuC: MLEVIISLVVVLAVVYLITKKYNATIALALGGIALLFAAAALGHPILSPEETTGIIWLDPFKKIELSFLSNLGNIGLTIMVLFGYSSYMNLIGANEVTVNIMTKPLGRIKSKYILIPIIFLLGNLLSLVVPSASSLAVLLMATLFPILTRIDVSPLAAGAVIATTATIMPTPLGADNVIAANTFGMNIMDYVIAHAKISIPALLLMAVAHYFWQKYLDKKDGTNAEIDKSKIAELNTNLPPAYYAILPILPLILVLVFNLALKGLNLNIGLVTITFISLIASIIVELIRKHEFTQITHDIQEFFKGMGNGLAMVVSLLVAANLLIEGLKVLGVVDMLTNSVTGIEGAGTLMMLAFSGVTFLIGLISGGGLSVFYATVDMLPGIAHAASVTGPMIALPMQMIANLVRSISPVAACIMIVCSTMGVTPMQLIKRTSVPVLVGCVACMVLAVVLL, from the coding sequence ATGTTAGAAGTTATTATTTCATTAGTCGTTGTACTTGCGGTTGTATATTTGATTACCAAAAAGTACAATGCAACTATCGCTTTGGCGTTAGGTGGTATCGCACTGTTATTTGCAGCTGCAGCACTTGGTCATCCAATCTTATCACCAGAGGAAACAACTGGTATTATCTGGTTGGATCCATTCAAAAAAATTGAATTATCATTCTTAAGTAATTTAGGCAACATTGGTTTAACCATCATGGTATTATTCGGTTATTCCAGCTATATGAATTTGATTGGCGCAAATGAAGTGACTGTCAATATCATGACAAAACCACTTGGTAGAATCAAAAGTAAATATATCCTGATTCCTATTATCTTCTTATTAGGTAACTTGTTATCTTTGGTTGTACCTAGTGCAAGCTCTCTAGCTGTATTATTGATGGCTACCTTATTCCCAATTCTTACAAGAATTGATGTATCACCACTTGCGGCTGGTGCTGTTATCGCAACGACTGCGACAATTATGCCAACACCACTTGGTGCTGATAACGTTATTGCTGCCAATACATTTGGTATGAATATCATGGATTATGTTATTGCACATGCGAAGATTTCTATTCCTGCATTGTTGTTAATGGCAGTTGCACACTATTTCTGGCAGAAATATCTGGATAAAAAAGATGGCACAAATGCTGAAATTGATAAGAGTAAGATCGCAGAACTGAATACAAATCTGCCACCTGCTTATTACGCTATTCTTCCAATCTTACCATTGATTCTGGTACTGGTATTCAATTTAGCATTAAAAGGTTTAAACTTGAACATCGGACTTGTAACGATTACCTTTATTTCTTTGATTGCATCTATTATTGTAGAATTAATTCGTAAACATGAATTTACACAGATTACACACGATATCCAGGAATTCTTCAAGGGTATGGGAAATGGTCTTGCTATGGTTGTATCCTTATTGGTTGCTGCCAACCTGTTAATTGAAGGTTTAAAAGTATTAGGTGTTGTAGATATGTTAACAAACTCAGTTACTGGTATTGAAGGTGCTGGTACCCTGATGATGCTTGCATTCTCTGGTGTTACATTCTTGATTGGTTTGATTTCTGGTGGTGGTTTAAGCGTATTCTATGCTACCGTAGATATGCTTCCTGGTATTGCACATGCAGCATCAGTAACCGGACCTATGATTGCACTTCCTATGCAGATGATTGCCAACCTGGTACGTTCTATTTCTCCAGTAGCGGCGTGTATCATGATTGTATGTTCTACAATGGGTGTTACACCAATGCAGCTGATTAAACGAACAAGTGTTCCAGTATTAGTTGGATGCGTTGCCTGTATGGTACTTGCTGTCGTATTATTATAA